One region of Primulina tabacum isolate GXHZ01 chromosome 1, ASM2559414v2, whole genome shotgun sequence genomic DNA includes:
- the LOC142506135 gene encoding uncharacterized protein LOC142506135 → MGKLIATDRWGNKAKIDYDDMGRPAYNANGRALQSYIGSIARTMVQISTKSWPEVPKTIKQKLWEEISNVFELAPENEYAVMNSASQKWRDFKNKLTSRFVWPNKDNPEKLISPPSQYQLPLADWKAFVDARLDPSWEVTHEKQKQRTMHCKYHHRMFRKGYIGLEAELRNKKLVAEDEEVDRSVLWRKAREDKSGNITCSETSEVAEKIDELLEKKGKGEFKYSGMNDVLTAALGSQEHYGRVRGVGGFIKPQVYFKTTRKKRETISKAVIENVKAQSEETKSLKAELEMLSSQLAAVIPLINDRSSETVA, encoded by the exons ATGGGTAAACTAATTGCTACTGACAGATGGGGGAACAAAGCAAAGATTGATTATGATGACATGGGCCGGCCAGCATACAATGCAAATGGAAGGGCTTTACAATCATACATTGGCTCTATTGCTAGAACCATGGTGCAAATCAGTACAAAGTCATGGCCTGAAGTTCCAAAAACCATAAAACAAAAACTGTGGGAAGAGATTTCG AATGTCTTTGAACTAGCGCCAGAAAATGAGTATGCTGTGATGAATTCAGCATCTCAGAAGTGGCgagatttcaaaaacaaattGACTAGTAGATTTGTTTGGCCGAACAAAGATAATCCTGAAAAGTTGATTTCTCCACCAAGTCAGTATCAACTCCCACTAGCGGATTGGAAAGCATTTGTGGATGCGAGACTGGATCCATCATGGGAG GTTACTcatgaaaaacaaaaacaacggaCCATGCATTGTAAATATCACCACAGAATGTTTCGCAAGGGTTACATCGGCTTGGAGGCTGAACTG CGGAACAAAAAATTGGTTGCTGAAGATGAGGAAGTTGATAGATCTGTGCTTTGGCGTAAAGCTCGAGAAGACAAATCTGGCAACATAACATGTTCGGAGACATCAGAAGTAGCTGAAAAAATT GATGAATTGTTGGAAAAGAAAGGCAAAGGAGAGTTCAAATATTCTGGAATGAATGACGTGTTAACCGCTGCCTTAGGAAGCCAAGAACACTATGGAAGGGTTCGAGGTGTGGGAGGTTTCATAAAACCACAAGTATACTTTAAAACTAcaagaaagaagagagaaacaATCTCAAAAGCTGTGATTGAAAATGTAAAAGCACAATCAGAGGAGACTAAAAGTTTGAAAGCTGAATTGGAGATGCTGAGCTCTCAACTTGCTGCTGTGATTCCATTAATCAATGATCGATCTTCTGAGACTGTAGCATAA